A genomic stretch from Pochonia chlamydosporia 170 chromosome 4, whole genome shotgun sequence includes:
- a CDS encoding cation-transporting ATPase 4 (similar to Metarhizium acridum CQMa 102 XP_007815470.1), whose protein sequence is MTGNRGPQIIAVVVTFYITSLITIGLRFYTHGFILKRFFAEDYISLVALVLYTGYSACGLLSVKYGLGQHVVDVPPEDRPNAIMYRWIVSVLYIVLSLLTKWIVGLFLLRICPARRWRQITIRTLLGVVTIFSIIYFFIDIWSCQPVEYMWTRYNPIPPAEGTCNAANYVIILTLASALLNVIADVVLPLLPATLIWKAQLPRREKISVICLLLLGSIASVATIVRIPYANGMLDNPDYLYTSTDLGIWSTLEIGIALTASSLATLKPLMKRIRVFSSFSDLNYLTAGSRGRANNTASSTNAAGGQSNTLAGDNLETVLSANGERQEQWPNRRDNKGSMDVELVANYRGTNSPSRSHDTDVESGYDVKGTQSRSWLRD, encoded by the exons ATGACTGGCAATCGAGGTCCTCAAATAATAGCAGTTGTCGTTACCTTTTACATTACGAGTTTAATAACGATTGGTCTTCGATTCTATACTCATGGTTTTATTCTCAAGCGCTTCTTTGCCGAAGATTACATATCACTTGTTGCACTT GTTCTCTACACTGGATATTCAGCATGTGGACTTCTTAGCGTGAAATATGGCCTGGGTCAACACGTTGTTGACGTCCCACCTGAAGACCGTCCAAATGCCATCATGTACCGCTGGATAGTTTCTGTGCTGTATATTGTCCTTTCGCTCCTCACAAAATGGATAGTCGGCCTCTTCCTGCTACGCATATGTCCCGCTAGACGATGGCGACAAATTACCATCCGCACCTTGCTAGGCGTCGTTACCATTTTCAGCATCATCTACTTCTTTATCGATATCTGGAGTTGCCAGCCAGTAGAGTACATGTGGACGAGATACAACCCAATCCCACCCGCTGAAGGAACTTGTAATGCGGCAAACTATGTCATTATTCTCACATTGGCATCCGCTCTCCTCAATGTCATTGCCGACGTCGTATTGCCGCTCCTCCCTGCTACATTGATATGGAAGGCTCAACTACCACGCCGAGAAAAGATTTCGGTCATCTGCTTGCTCTTATTAGGGTCCAT AGCCTCGGTTGCTACCATTGTTCGCATACCATATGCAAACGGCATGCTAGACAACCCGGACTACCTTTACACGTCGACCGACTTGGGCATATGGAGTACACTAGAAATTGGAATCGCCTTGACGGCTTCCTCTCTAGCGACTCTGAAGCccttgatgaagaggataCGTGTCTTTAGCAGTTTCTCCGACTTGAACTACTTGACGGCCGGTAGTCGCGGGCGGGCTAACAACACGGCGTCTTCCACGAATGCCGCTGGCGGCCAATCTAATACCTTGGCGGGAGATAACCTCGAAACTGTGCTCTCTGCTAATGGTGAGAGACAAGAGCAATGGCCAAATAGGAGAGACAATAAAGGGTCGATGGATGTAGAGCTGGTGGCAAATTATAGAGGCACAAATAGTCCCAGCCGGAGTCATGACACTGATGTTGAATCTGGCTATGATGTAAAAGGGACGCAAAGCAGGTCCTGGCTGCGCGACTAA
- a CDS encoding carboxylesterase domain-containing protein (similar to Aspergillus flavus NRRL3357 XP_002378023.1): MKAHALLAVILSFILTAWCNPVNRYAPTVKIDTGVISGTTKTFSSTSTETTVVQYLGVPFAAPPVRFEPPQRPEPWQGIYDASAYKPTCIQKFDYPEDARNRSIKWFNTPPPPVGESEDCLYLNVYVPAGAASRTKPKAVMFWIYGGGFDFGSGALPSYDGSSFAANQDVIVVTFNYRTNVFGFPGSPQIPREQQNLGFLDQRLALDWVQRNIHAFGGDPQRVTIFGESAGAGSVDALITAPPEPIPFSAAIMESGQASIIPPNPSSSVSWQRLVVLTNCSGTASLECIREIPTSSLKDIVERNALKFFPIHDGGITWADKPRIDRRKSTPQNSRIARVPILMGTNADDGSAFVYGALDVKKYLDTVLPPNTPVESINRVLAEYPIGSPGILDVNGQLSKIYTDLAFQCPTAVVSAESAAVGIPTWRYYYNASFANSELFPGSGVAHSTEIGPVFGTYPRHRATPFQRELSATMQRIWADFAKNPAQGPGWKSVPEVAVLGGGARPGESDVGRRAVATINARQIDQRCWLYKPLFDLVSVV; this comes from the exons atgaaggCCCACGCTCTACTGGCAGTGATACTGTCATTCATCCTCACAGCTTGGTGTAACCCCGTGAACAGATATGCCCCAACAGTAAAGATCGACACAGGAGTCATCTCAGGTACTACAAAGACATTCTCTTCTACATCCACGGAAACCACTGTTGTTCAATATCTCGGCGTGCCATTTGCTGCACCACCAGTTCGCTTCGAACCACCACAACGACCAGAACCATGGCAAGGTATATACGACGCATCGGCTTACAAGCCGACTTGTATCCAAAAATTTGACTATCCCGAAGATGCACGTAATCGCTCGATAAAGTGGTTTAACaccccgccgccgccagttGGTGAAAGTGAGGACTGTCTATACCTCAATGTATATGTCCCAGCTGGGGCAGCATCCAGGACCAAGCCCAAGGCGGTAATGTTTTGGATATACGGAGGCGGCTTCGATTTCGGTTCGGGAGCACTACCCAGCTACGACGGCTCAAGCTTCGCGGCAAATCAAGACGTCATTGTTGTGACGTTCAATTATCGGACCAATGTGTTTGGATTCCCAGGGTCGCCTCAAATACCGCGTGAGCAGCAGAATTTGGG ATTCTTAGACCAAAGGCTTGCCCTGGATTGGGTTCAACGGAACATCCACGCCTTCGGAGGCGACCCCCAGAGAGTGACAATCTTTGGCGAGAGCGCCGGAGCAGGCAGTGTTGATGCCCTCATTACTGCACCACCGGAGCCCATTCCCTTCTCAGCGGCTATAATGGAGTCCGGGCAGGCCAGCATCATCCCTCCAAACCCTTCTTCATCCGTCTCCTGGCAACGGCTAGTTGTTCTCACCAACTGCTCGGGCACAGCTTCCCTTGAGTGTATCCGCGAAATACCAACCTCGTCATTGAAGGACATTGTAGAGAGAAACGCGCTCAAGTTCTTCCCGATCCATGACGGAGGGATCACCTGGGCAGATAAGCCACGCATAGACAGACGCAAGTCGACGCCGCAGAATTCTCGCATTGCAAGAGTACCGATACTCATGGGAACAAACGCCGACGACGGTTCTGCTTTTGTTTACGGCGCTCTTGATGTTAAGAAATACTTGGATACGGTTCTCCCTCCTAACACTCCGGTAGAGAGTATCAACAGGGTGCTCGCAGAATATCCTATTGGCTCCCCCGGTATACTTGACGTCAACGGCCAGCTCAGTAAAATCTACACAGACCTCGCCTTCCAATGTCCTACGGCAGTGGTATCAGCTGAAAGTGCAGCAGTGGGTATCCCGACATGGCGGTATTACTACAACGCCAGCTTCGCAAACTCGGAGTTGTTTCCCGGAAGCGGTGTCGCTCACTCTACAGAGATTGGTCCCGTCTTTGGAACGTATCCTCGACATAGGGCTACTCCTTTCCAGAGAGAGCTCAGTGCTACCATGCAGAGAATTTGGGcagactttgccaagaaccCAGCTCAGGGACCTGGGTGGAAGAGTGTACCGGAGGTAGCCGTACTTGGAGGCGGCGCAAGGCCGGGAGAAAGCGACGTTGGGAGACGAGCGGTGGCAACTATAAATGCAAGACAGATAgatcagagatgttggcttTACAAACctctctttgacttggtAAGCGTGGTTTAG
- a CDS encoding MFS monocarboxylate (similar to Colletotrichum gloeosporioides Nara gc5 XP_007279583.1) yields MAMSIELANVSGHPPNTERDNDDDELITALPPADEGSQAWKYLLGCFIVEAALWAFPVTFGVFQKHYSQLPQFQSSPNIAMIGILPSSLYFLGAPIITPLVNRYQKWQRHMVVVGWAGCVLSLIAASFVNSIGGLIVTQGAGYGVSFSLLYLAVLRMLDEWFVRRRGLAYGILSAGGGVSGMGLPFLLEYLLSKHGFRTTLRTVAIAQVVLVAPVLPLLKGRLPTTSQGALRALDLGFFRHPLFYVFAFSNLAQAFGYYIPSLYLPSFASEAGFSGFVGAMLLSLNNLGNIMGWVIFGFLSDRIDVHILVFLLPFASAVSAFVLWGFARSLGLLIAFSLVYGWFAGAFVILWPRFGIMLSDDPQVVYSLMAFGKGIGNLAIGPISGELIRGGVSAGYGLGRYRALIIFLGSSMLGSSLGAMGVYFRSRPRPRFSP; encoded by the exons atggcaaTGTCCATCGAATTAGCCAACGTTTCCGGCCATCCGCCCAACACAGAACGAGacaacgacgatgacgagcTCATAACCGCGCTGCCACCAGCCGATGAAGGCAGTCAAGCATGGAAATATCTCCTAGGCTGCTTCATCGTAGAAGCCGCACTATGGG CATTCCCCGTCACATTCGGCGTCTTCCAGAAACACTACTCGCAACTCCCCCAGTTCCAGTCTAGTCCCAACATCGCCATGATTGGTATTCTACCATCAAGTTTATACTTCCTCGGTgcccccatcatcacccccCTTGTGAACCGCTACCAGAAATGGCAGCGACACATGGTGGTAGTCGGATGGGCAGGCTGCGTGCTGTCCCTCATAGCCGCTTCATTTGTCAATTCCATCGGCGGCCTGATCGTAACTCAAGGTGCAGGATATGgcgtctccttctccctgCTCTACCTAGCTGTGCTACGAATGCTGGACGAATGGTTCGTACGACGACGCGGACTTGCCTATGGGATTCTGTCCGCAGGAGGTGGTGTAAGCGGCATGGGACTCCCATTCCTCCTCGAATACCTCCTCTCGAAACACGGCTTCAGAACCACACTACGAACAGTTGCAATAGCACAAGTAGTCCTTGTCGCACCTGTGTTGCCGCTGCTAAAGGGTCGCCTTCCAACGACATCCCAGGGAGCTCTGCGGGCTCTTGACCTAGGCTTCTTTCGCCACCCGCTATTCTACGTCTTTGCTTTCTCAAATCTCGCCCAGGCATTTGGATACTATATTCCCTCGCTGTACTTGCCGTCCTTTGCGTCAGAGGCAGGGTTCTCAGGCTTCGTAGGCGCCATGCTCCTCTCACTGAAcaatcttggcaacatcatgGGCTGGGTCATCTTTGGCTTCCTGTCGGACCGGATCGATGTCCATATTTTAGTGTTTTTGCTTCCCTTTGCGTCTGCTGTATCTGCCTTTGTGTTGTGGGGGTTTGCGCGGTCGTTGGGGCTGCTTATTGCGTTTTCTTTGGTGTACGGCTGGTTCGCTGGAGCTTTTGTCATCCTGTGGCCGCGCTTTGGCATCATGCTGTCCGATGACCCGCAGGTTGTGTATAGTCTGATGGCGTTTGGTAAGGGGATTGGGAATCTCGCTATTGGGCCAATTAGTGGCGAGTTGATTCGGGGAGGTGTCTCTGCTGGCTATGGTCTGGGGAGATATCGTGCCTTGATCATCTTTCTGGGCAGTTCCATGTTGGGGTCTTCGCTGGGTGCGATGGGAGTCTATTTTCGCTCTAGGCCACGGCCGCGGTTCTCTCCGTAG
- a CDS encoding PAP/25A associated domain family (similar to Aspergillus clavatus NRRL 1 XP_001274270.1) produces the protein MDARSATSEPQHSYPPSPWTATSTSTSISTDSTSNGAAHSQSSESPPDVAAHPVPAGAAAPFASHLDFLPFLFPQQNIYHAQLLHYNKLISPARGGGLQTPPLPPVVSSPHVQAGPRSRSSSRVSLKDGSASKGAASGGNGSRSHHNSDKNNRSVITPKDTSSKMPPKQAAEASRSVPQRSNAAASLSHGQSHSSSVPSTPHQHARQFSFESREPSPNAAHNHSPRSAYSETNGTLPSLRPLPPKFGGCKYETAQVNSRRRIPYSVGSDRLEKLDLRTVKNKLTDDEERKLSTDMREIYNRLLPTEEVEEKRKKLVQKLEQIFNDEWPGHDIRVNLFGSSGNLLCSDDSDLDICITTSWQELEGVCIIADLLARRGMEKVVCISAAKVPIVKIWDPELGLACDMNVNNTLALENTRMVRVYVEADPRVRQLAMIIKYWTRRRIINDAGFGGTFSSYTWICLIIAFLQLRSPPVLPALHQMPYKMPKSDGTVSDFADNLKKIRGFGNKNKSSVAELLFQFFRFYAHEFDYDKHVLSIRQGKLVTKQEKKWHQGINNQLCVEEPFNISRNLGNTADEYAFRGLHLELRRAFDLLSEAKLDEACEQYVFPKEEERVWTRPAPQPRPVLLRSSSQSHSGRGGRGNHRGGRHNNNFHRGGGGGGSNRRASSSVPTYDPNMVITPLGIPQDMAWFQTQQYPFQYAQQDLMAQMAYHQESMRQFHLYTQQAPFLQHPVLGQQQQQQQQQRLSASSGTGQQSSDRSRTNSFDNVPVSAPIRPELYPFYGMNIGHTFLPQQPGYGTYPSTPATTGNNPTQDFRRSLQRSTVSTEGGASTASGSLRSQSQPAQRSPSAHSSASYHLGSQTPTSATMAASKNANGIAIPSFMSDDADFDETPKAVPDSPESLDAKSSSFFQSRSLSPSRQPKLSQKQHSQQQHLPNGIAFGDLAAQTSSPERRRLSTEQLPQTLLDRRIRRASRSPSPLGHTRAFSVGGTSSAPLASAPFPGSQNSGKVSSRPLVVNGSGLKTSVTPPGQNHVSQAEPAMTLGDSLSSNMDNALHISTASVWAAQHPVNAALHASPQTQGQYVSSQSLLDRPPIVVNGSSAPLSIPHSAEEASFRERIALMNSFYLSNQLNQQEVQNGGTSRLSPSARQRLMSRQPQNGVIAPLDLAIGDGRVNKPMAAEATHLSPVYETRTPSPNTLRKQEPAASVPSWLPNKPPGKNETSKPIRVDSSKDTQQVQDNRSQMQVDPDKTQKVQKSLGGSKAAAPQRENGHVRAARSEGDGGWQKAAGKGKKKASSNLVGTQPPQAELPPMDESKRKGG, from the exons ATGGACGCCAGGTCTGCGACCTCTGAGCCTCAGCATTCTTATCCCCCAAGCCCCTGGACGGCGACTTCCACTTCAACGTCGATTTCCACAGACTCGACCAGCAACGGGGCGGCGCACTCGCAATCGTCGGAAAGTCCCCCGGACGTAGCTGCTCACCCCGTCCCTGCCGGGGCTGCAGCACCCTTTGCCTCACACCTCGACTTCCTCCCCTTTCTCTTCCCTCAGCAAAACATCTATCACGCCCAGCTTCTACATTACAACAAGCTCATCTCTCCCGCTCGCGGAGGTGGACTCCAGACTCCGCCGCTGCCTCCCGTCGTGTCCTCCCCCCACGTGCAGGCTGGACCCCGATCAAGATCTTCTAGCAGAGTGTCCCTGAAAGACGGATCGGCTAGCAAAGGGGCCGCATCGGGAGGCAATGGGAGCCGCTCGCATCACAACTCCGACAAAAACAACCGGTCGGTTATAACGCCCAAAGATACCTCTTCCAAGATGCCTCCAAAACAAGCGGCCGAGGCCTCGAGGAGTGTGCCCCAGCGATCcaatgcagcagcatcattATCTCACGGCCAGTCTCACTCGAGCTCAGTACCTTCCACCCCTCATCAGCATGCTCGACAGTTTTCTTTTGAATCGCGGGAGCCGTCTCCCAATGCCGCCCACAACCACTCCCCTCGCTCGGCATACTCAGAAACAAATGGCACATTACCCTCGTTGAGACCATTGCCGCCCAAATTTGGCGGATGCAAGTACGAGACCGCTCAGGTCAACTCAAGACGCAGAATCCCGTACTCCGTTGGAAGCGACCGACTCGAAAAGCTGGATTTGAGAACCGTCAAGAATAAGCTGACTGACGACGAAGAGAGGAAATTATCCACAGATATGCGCGAGATTTACAATCGGTTATTACCGACcgaggaggtggaggaaaAGCGCAAAAAATTGGTCCAGAAGCTTGAACAGATATTCAACGACGAGTGGCCGGGTCACGATATTCGAGTGAATTTGTTCGGCTCCTCTGGCAATCTGCTATGCTCAGACGACTCAGACT TGGACAtctgcatcaccacatcaTGGCAAGAACTGGAAGGTGTTTGTATAATAGCTGATCTGCTTGCGCGAC GTGGCATGGAAAAGGTCGTTTGTATATCTGCTGCCAAGGTACCGATTGTAAAGATCTGGGATCCCGAACTGGGCTTGGCCTGCGATATGAACGTAAACAATACCCTGGCTCTCGAAAACACCAGAATGGTTCGCGTATATGTCGAAGCCGATCCGCGTGTTCGCCAACTGGCCATGATAATCAAGTactggacgaggaggaggattatCAATGACGCTG GTTTTGGCGGCACATTTAGCTCTTATACGTGGATATGTCTTATTATCGCATTTCTTCAGCTCCGAAGCCCACCAGTGCTCCCGGCCCTGCACCAAATGCCCTACAAGATGCCAAAATCAGATGGAACGGTCAGCGACTTTGCGGATAACCTCAAGAAGATCAGAGGGTTCGGCAACAAGAATAAATCATCGGTTGCGGAGCTTCTGTTCCAGTTCTTTCGATTTTACGCTCACGAATTCGATTACGACAAACATGTGCTGAGTATCAGGCAAGGAAAGCTCGTCACAAAGCAAGAGAAGAAGTGGCATCAAGGCATTAACAACCAACTCTGCGTTGAGGAGCCTTTCAATATTTCAAGAAACCTGGGAAATACTGCCGATGAGTACGCGTTTCGAGGACTTCACCTGGAACTTCGTCGTGCTTTTGACTTGCTCTCCGAGGCGAAACTGGACGAGGCATGCGAACAGTACGTGTTtcccaaggaggaggagcgcgTTTGGACTCGACCAGCACCGCAGCCTCGACCAGTTCTCCTTCGTAGCTCGTCTCAGTCACACTCTGGTCGTGGCGGCCGAGGTAATCACCGGGGCGGACggcacaacaacaactttCACagaggcggcggtggcggcggatCGAATAGAAGGGCCTCATCGAGTGTGCCGACATATGACCCAAACATGGTGATTACGCCTTTGGGTATACCACAAGATATGGCGTGGTTCCAGACCCAGCAGTACCCGTTTCAGTACGCCCAGCAGGATCTCATGGCGCAAATGGCCTATCATCAGGAGAGTATGCGACAATTTCACCTGTACACACAGCAGGCACCCTTTCTCCAGCACCCAGTCCTAGgtcagcagcaacagcaacagcagcagcaaaggctATCTGCCAGCTCCGGTACGGGTCAACAGTCGTCAGACCGGTCGAGGACGAATTCATTCGATAATGTTCCTGTCAGCGCGCCAATACGGCCCGAGTTGTACCCTTTTTATGGCATGAATATTGGCCACACGTTTCTCCCACAACAACCTGGCTATGGAACTTATCCCTCGACTCCTGCGACTACTGGTAACAATCCAACACAAGATTTCCGTCGATCTCTTCAAAGGTCTACAGTCTCTACAGAGGGAGGTGCATCAACAGCGAGCGGTTCGCTCCGATCACAGTCTCAACCAGCACAACGATCGCCCTCGGCACATTCTAGCGCAAGCTATCACCTAGGCAGCCAAACCCCGACAAGCGCCACCATGGCAGCCTCGAAAAACGCGAACGGCATCGCAATCCCGAGCTTCATGTCGGACGACGCTGATTTCGATGAGACTCCAAAAGCTGTGCCTGACTCCCCAGAGTCTTTAGATGCCAAGTCATCTAGTTTCTTCCAGTCACGAAGCCTGAGTCCGTCCAGGCAGCCAAAACTATCGCAGAAGCAGCactcccagcagcaacatttGCCTAACGGTATTGCCTTTGGGGATCTTGCGGCACAAACTTCGAGTCCTGAACGGCGTAGGCTTTCAACTGAGCAGCTACCCCAAACCCTGCTGGACAGGAGAATACGAAGGGCATCTAGGTCCCCGTCTCCTTTGGGGCACACTCGGGCCTTTTCTGTAGGCGGGACATCTTCAGCTCCATTGGCATCCGCGCCATTCCCTGGCAGCCAAAATAGCGGTAAAGTCTCGTCGAGGCCCCTTGTGGTCAATGGTTCGGGGCTGAAGACATCAGTGACTCCGCCAGGCCAAAATCATGTCAGCCAAGCAGAGCCGGCCATGACACTTGGTGATTCGCTCTCTTCCAACATGGACAATGCTCTACACATAAGCACGGCTTCAGTCTGGGCGGCGCAGCATCCAGTCAATGCGGCGTTGCACGCATCACCACAGACACAGGGTCAATACGTGTCGTCACAATCCCTACTAGACCGTCCACCAATTGTGGTGAATGGATCCAGTGCTCCTTTATCCATCCCACACTCGGCAGAAGAGGCCTCATTCAGGGAACGCATTGCACTGATGAACTCTTTCTATTTGAGTAACCAACTAAACCAACAGGAAGTGCAAAATGGGGGTACATCACGGCTCTCCCCTTCCGCCCGGCAACGTTTGATGTCCCGGCAACCCCAAAATGGAGTAATCGCCCCGTTGGATCTCGCAATTGGAGACGGCCGTGTGAATAAACCTATGGCAGCAGAGGCTACTCATCTCTCCCCGGTGTACGAAACGCGGACCCCATCGCCAAACACACTCCGAAAGCAAGAGCCGGCAGCGTCTGTTCCGTCCTGGTTGCCCAACAAACCGCCAGGTAAGAACGAAACGAGCAAGCCCATCCGCGTGGACTCCTCCAAGGATACCCAACAGGTGCAAGACAACCGAAGTCAAATGCAGGTGGATCCGGACAAGACTCAAAAGGTTCAGAAGTCGTTGGGAGGCTcaaaagcagcagcaccacagcGAGAAAATGGACATGTGCGAGCCGCTAGGAGTGAGGGCGATGGCGGTTGGCAGAAAGCGGCTgggaagggaaagaagaaggccagcAGCAACCTAGTTGGCACACAGCCCCCGCAAGCCGAGCTCCCTCCAATGGATGAATCCAAACGGAAAGGCGGATAG
- a CDS encoding ahpC/TSA antioxidant enzyme domain-containing protein — protein MFSSIATKIALRKAGIPSNALDFSNEPRKDKYASQSEDTNWSGWLSYKSLPLTVHPWFSPPPPTTSVRPIPQIGDTAPQDLERKLIIPRGQRVLVVFLRCVGCAFAQKTFLNLRTLANRHRQSITFIAVSHSSEAATRKWIDMLGGAWNVQVIIDQDRAIYAAWGLGTANMWHLFNPTTQVQGWKEKGWLGEKVAESIQRKGTFQSRSELASRKPAGTTDQDDDGFSTAMGNKWQESGAFAVDGRGTVVWGGKAMRADDVMDLDEGVKLLVL, from the exons atgttcTCCAGCATCGCCACCAAAATCGCCCTCAGAAAGGCCGGCATCCCCAGCAACGCCCTCGACTTCTCCAACGAGCCACGCAAGGACAAATACGCATCCCAATCCGAAGACACCAACTGGTCCGGCTGGCTCTCCTACAAATCCCTCCCGCTAACCGTCCACCCGTGGTTCTCACCACCCCCTCCCACGACATCAGTCCGCCCGATCCCGCAAATCGGCGACACCGCACCCCAAGACCTTGAACGCAAGCTCATCATCCCGCGTGGTCAGCGCGTTCTCGTCGTGTTTCTACGCTGTGTAGGATGCGCAT TCGCACAAAAGACGTTCCTCAATCTTCGAACCCTAGCGAACCGTCACCGCCAATCCATAACATTTATAGCTGTAAGCCACTCATCTGAAGCGGCGACCCGTAAATGGATAGACATGCTAGGCGGCGCGTGGAACGTCCAGGTTATAATTGATCAGGACCGCGCCATATACGCAGCATGGGGCCTCGGCACCGCCAACATGTGGCATCTTTTCAATCCGACGACGCAGGTGCAGGGGTGGAAGGAGAAGGGCTGGCTGGGCGAAAAGGTCGCAGAGTCGATTCAGCGAAAGGGTACGTTCCAGTCGAGGAGTGAATTGGCGAGCAGGAAGCCGGCCGGGACGACTGAtcaggatgatgatgggtttTCGACCGCAATGGGCAATAAGTGGCAGGAATCGGGGGCTTTTGCCGTCGACGGAAGAGGGACTGTTGTTTGGGGAGGCAAGGCAATGAGAGCTGATGATGTTATGGACTTGGATGAGGGTGTCAAgcttttggtgttgtga